Sequence from the Lacerta agilis isolate rLacAgi1 chromosome 6, rLacAgi1.pri, whole genome shotgun sequence genome:
AACACAATAGCCTTGTACATGACTGCATGCCATATTAGCACATTGTCCCATTCATGCCCCATGTTTCAACTTTTGCGTGGAAGTAAGACTCTTTGATATATCAAAACAATAGCACAATAATATCAGGTGTGGAGTTGCACCAGAGCAAATTGCCTCATGGTGCTCTGTAGTCCTGGTATTGGgtcaacaattattattattaaattattattatttaggcaagtttttaatagttaatgctgtattgtttttaacactcgattgggagccgcccagagtggctggggaaactcagccagatgggcggggtacaaataataaattataaattattataacacTGTTTCAATGAATGCCTTAATTCTGCTAGATATTGAAGGGGTGATGatatgcaaaagccacaggtAGGAGATATGTGGGTACAGAACGGGCATGATGGAATAGGCCTAATGGCAGGACtcatacatgcccttcttaagaGCCACTGCAGAAGGAAGCAACATTGGCCCAAACCTACATGTCTCAAACAGGATAGTACTAACTAGCAGGTCTGTGTCCATATGACTGATAGTATTACACCTTAATTGGACATGAATTTATTGGCAGTGTTACCTTTCGCCTCCTATAGATTGCCACAGTAGCATGCAAGAGACCAGTACTTTCAACTGACCACATAGTTTCCAAGTAATTAAGAGAACAATAAATGGTCTGAAATATCATCTGCCAAAGGTACAGGCCTACATCTTGTCCTCAGAAGACTTGGAATGACCTGCTTTGGCCACAGTCAACCCTTTAATGTCACGTTTGCATATGAGAGAGGAAGTCTGTCTCTGTTACATAAGTGCTTACAAAAGGGAAGCAGTGGATGGTAAATAAATGGATAGAGCACCCCTGAGGTCTAACAAGCCCAACAGATACAATTTCATTGATGGCAGCATTGTTTGAATCTTAATGACGAAGCTGGGGGCTGGGGGGAAAACAGCAACCAATTTATAAAGTTGACATAACAGAACTTGCAGATGGAGCAAGAAAGTGAACTAATTGCTAGAACAATTGGGCAATTGACTGAGAAAGAGCCTATCCAGGCCTTCTCCCAGGTAGACATCCTGAAAAAGTCCAGGTCTCTCTACTCCTGTTCTGTTTCCCATCCACCAAGCCTCCAAGGCAGCTGCTGAGAAAGAACAGCTCTCTTCCTTGTAAGCATGCCTCTGTGGGTTGCCTGCTGAGGACAGCAGTCAGAATGCTGTACTTGCACCTCACATCACTGCAAGGCCCAAGCATGGGCATAACCAGGATTTAAGGGGCCGGGGCAGAACCGACCAATTAACatactgaccaattgtgtcactggtaagtatttttatttacttgcttGATTTGGGAGGTAGGAGCAGCTGCACCCCCCTTGCTATACCCATGGGCCCAGGCTAACCATACCATTTTGAAAGGTTTGCAAAGTTGAACTTTTGACTCCTTTACCCTTTCCTCCAGTTCTACAGGCTTGGGACCCTTGGGCATTCAAGCAAATGTATCTCACAAAACATAAAATTCCCAAAATCTGTTTGGGAGTAGATGGCTTCAAATGCAAACTAGTCTTTCAAACCTGAGATTTTCTGCCAACCAAATATGTCCTGATGCTTTTatcataatacagtcatacctctagttacgatagctgtgggttgcattcgtcacgggatatgaacgcgccgaacccagaagtactggaatgcgttacttccgggtttggtggttcgtgcatgcgcagaagcaccgaattgtgctgcgcacatgcgcagacgcgacacttcatgttgcgttctgctcatgttgcgaacgggcctccagaaaggatcccgttcgcaaccagaggtaccactgtactggggtgGTTGTTGTATACCACCTTGTTATTTTTTGTATGAAACTGATTTATAAATGTATCCCACTGTAAGTGGTTtgctttgagagccattgttatctgcaattGTTGCTGTCATGTTATTGTGGAGGAGCCAAAGgttgttcacaaatttatctgggcagccaattctcagaaggacagtccacagggcattacgatttagtgttgaaagccttagtcaggtcaataaccACCATACACAGGGGATGGTTTTggtctctgcatttttcttgaagctgtcaagCAGTGacaatcatgtccactgtcccacTAGAAGGTCAAAAACCATTTTGGGTTTCAGGATTGAATCTGGGCCCTTCTGCTTACAATGCAgttgctctaccacagagctatggcaCTTCTTTGCGCACCTATGTGCACTTCTAggagagtaaaccccactgaacacagtggaacttgtTTGCAAGTAAAGATGGATAAggattgtgttgtgttgttattAACAGCTCCATCCAAGTTGAAGGTAGACTCTGTTTCAGAAATGGGCATTGGTTGCAGATCCTGATTAGTAGGATCTCTTCCAAgctaaaatgaaaacatttttttcacaTGGTTGCAGAGCAGTTTCTTAATAATGTGCCACTTAAGCTTTCCAAAACATCAACTATGAAATAAAGCCTCAGGAATCAAAATCCTATGCACCTTTGCCTGAAAGCTCCTTTGAGGCTGAGGTAAATTAAGCATCTGTTGGACTGTGAGTACAATCCTATGAACATTTCCTCTGCAGTAAGTGCCACTGTCTTTCTTTATTAATATTGTTCAAATGGCACCCAACAAGTGTGTTTTGTGGGTTGTTCATAAACCAAACACTAAAGTACAACAATAAATTACAGCACTACATTATAAAACCAGTAAACAAACCCCAGCATTAAAAATTCAGCATTTGAGTCAAACACCACAGAGAAATAATCCGAGCCAATTAACCTATAAAAGCAATCTAAAGTTCATTGGAGTAAAAAATTCACGATTTAAATGCAGGGAAATGGGGAAAGCTATTCAACAGTACTTGCATCCAAGTAAGTGTGTTTGGAGTTGCCTCTGGAGCTTATCGtgggttttgcttttgctttgctaACATCCCCGTCATTCTTCGGCTGCTTGCAGAGTATTCTGAGATTTAAGGCAGCTTCTCACCCTGGGATAGAAAGGGTTAAGCTATGTGGCTCGGTAGCCAAAACTGGCCAGGTGAAGTCACCTTTTTATACACCGCCACGACTGGGTTGAAGCTGACGcttctcttccccctttccccagcatTTGAAACTATGCACACCGATCTCAaccagagggagaaggggggaaaaaaggagTGAAGGAAAAAACTTGCAGGGATCGCGCAGACAAAGTGTTAACAAGTTCTTGGCGGGAGCTGGCCAAAACATGACGATTTTTGAACGTAAAGGGAGCGGGGCGGAATTGCAAACAAGCAGGAGATTTTTAAGATCTCTTGGAAAGGTCTATTGCACCAGTGGGCTATGAAGGAAGCCTTTTCGGCTGCACGcgagttttcctttttttaaaaaaaaaaatgtcactgattcacaaacaaacacacacacacacacacacacacacacacacagcggacccccctccccgccttgAAGTAGACTACCGCGCTCCGAGAGGATCGTAAAGCGGCAAAGCAAATGGCCCGGCgcaagcacagctctgcccaaaGTGCCCACACCCCATCCCGGCAAGTttgctaagagagagagagagggagagagatcctTCGGGGCAGCGGCGGCAGGTGTGTTAAGGAAGCGAGGTTTCGAGTCCCCTGCCCCCGATCTCCGACAGCCTTCAGCCTAATGTGCGGGCTCAGAAGCAAGAGGCAGCGAGTTCCACGGGACTGCCCCTCTCTCCAGCCGATGAGCGTAGGGCATCCCGATCCCGGCGCAGGCTTCCTCGGAAGGAAGCCAGTGCCAACGGGATGCACTTCCAAATAAGtaggcagcctctctctctctctctctggccccctccctctttccccctgccTGGAAGCTCTTAAGCTGCTGAGCCACAGGGCTTGCTTGGGAAGGACGCtggagcggggcgggggggggggggaagcccggCGAGGCGGAGGAAGGAAAATCACGTGAGAGTCAGCCCATCGCACCTCCTCCCCCGCACCTCCTCCGGATCCATGTGCCGTGAAACAGCAGCAGCCCCGGAGTCCTCCTTAAAGGACGCGATTGCCGGGTATGGGAGAGGCGGGAGGGATTTCTCAGAAAGCTACTTAGGACAGGACTGAAATCCCATTCAGCCAAGTCCACTGAAATAAGGCGGCATCAAGCCAGGGACAAACTGCCCCTATTTCCCACGGAAAgagataattaataaataattaataattattttttaatttccttcccaAAGTTACCCCTTTGGAACTCTGCGCTtgatgatgaaaatgatggatgattattattattatttctaccccattACCTTTTGCCTAAAGTTGCCCCTTTCGAACTTTTCGCGTGTCGTCCCACCCCTTCTATTTCCCACTTGGTATCACCAGCGCCCCCTCCTCTCACATTTCCCACTTGGTATCTCCAgcgcgtcccccccccccaccccgttccgCGCGCGTATCTATCCCTGCCCGGTTCTTCCAACCCGGCCAGAGCTCTTAAGCGGGTAACCAGATATTCAAAAACAATACGTCAGCCCACAATGCCCTGCACCGGAGCCCAGGCATTACCTCATCCCACAATGCCCCGCGAACCaaagagaggttaaaaaaaaaaaaaaaagagggctgGGAAGCTTCTGAAGTGGGTGGGGTGGCCATGGAGATGGGCTGCTCTGCAACAGGCTGGGCCCGGccgccctccctccccctccccgcgtGAGAGGCggctgcagccaatgggaaggccCCGGGGTGACATCATGGGCTATTTTTAGTGGGTTACTGCTCGCTGATAAGTGTTGGGCTCCACGCTGGGAAAGAGCTCAGAGTGGGGCTGAGTGcgcggcagaggaggaggaggcggcggcggcttaAAGCGGCAGCGCGCCCAGCAAAGCAGCACCGGGAAAGACAACCGCGaaagcggcagcggcagcagagaCCGGGCCGGTTCGCGACGCGGAGCGCTCGAGAGACCCTCCCTTTGCTCCCCAAGGGAAGGGCGAGCGGACAGAGCGTCGCTTGGGCTGCGCGGCTGTGATCGCTTGGCTGGGATCTTGCCCGGACGTGTTTGATCGGCCGCCGCCGCAAACGGAGCGACAGGTCTCCGGAGCCTGGGTCCCCGGAGGAGAACCGGTCGTGCGGAGTCCTGGGACGCCCTTCTCGCCGCAGCTTGTTGATCGGAGCCCGAAGTGGGGAGCGACCGAAGTTGCAGCAACTTTTTCCCCCACTGAAAAAGAAAACTCTTCGGGGCGAGTCAGTGACTGAGAGCCACTCCGGTATTGGTGGGGGGAAAGACTGGAGAAGGAGGAAAAGCGGAGAGGACGCGAAACAAGTGTGTTTGAAAACTCGCGAACACTCCGGCGCAGCATAGGACCCTCCCACGAGGAGGAGGGAGGCATCGAGGAGACGCGGGGGGTAAAGGAGGACTTTTCCAAAGTTGTGGGACTCGCAAACCTTCAcgccccacccaccctccaattCCACTCCTGGGATTCCTTGGCCGGGAGTGGGGATTCCGCACTTCGATAAAGAACTTTATTCCTCTTTTTTTGTCGAGTTGTTTCTCTGGAGCTCCGCACTCTTGATGACTGCGCTGAACCTTGTTCTTAGCTGAGGAAGCCTCCGCTTGTCAAATCCAGACCTCTTTTTCGGAGTTTGGGGGCGGAAAACGGGGACAGGCGAGCCAATGACTTGTGGCAAAAGAGCCAGACTTTAATTCATCACCTCTGTTCTTCTCCTCTCGGAAAAGCTgtttgaaaagttttttttaagagggggggaaagggtagTGTAAGTTGTGGCACAGCTTCctctccttgtttgtttgtttgcttgcttgtcctAAGTAGGACCAACTTGTGGACTGTATTCTATGACTGCAAAGATGGAACCTACATTCTATGATGATGCCATCAATACGACGTTTGTGCAGCCAGAGAGTGGTACTTATGGATATAATAACCCCAAGGTGCTGAAGCAGAACATGACTCTCAACCTGGCTGACCCTTCCAGTAACCTGAAGCCCCACCTGAGGAACAAGAATGCCGATATCCTGACTTCCCCAGACGTGGGCCTTCTCAAGCTGGCTTCTCCTGAACTGGAAAGGCTGATCATCCAGTCTGGCAACGGGCTGATCACCACCACGCCGACCCCAACCCAGTTCCTCTGCCCAAAAAATGTCACTGATGAGCAGGAAGGGTTTGCCGAAGGGTTTGTCAGGGCGCTGGCAGAGCTGCACAACCAGAACACCATGCCCCCCAGCGTCACCACCGCTGCCCAGCCATCAAACACCGGCATGACCCCCGTCTCTTCCATGGCTGGAAACAACAGCTTCAGTGCCAACTTGCACAGTGAGCCTCCGGTCTACGCCAACCTCAGCAACTTCAACCCCAACGCACTCAACACGGCACCGAGCTACAATGCGAACAGCTTGAGCTACCCTCCGCAACATCACCTGAACCCCCAGATGCCTGTGCAGCATCCTCGGCTTCAGGCTCTGAAAGAAGAGCCTCAGACTGTCCCAGAAATGCCCGGGGAGACTCCTCCCCTGTCGCCTATCGACATGGAATCCCAGGAGAGGATCAAGGCTGAGAGAAAACGCATGAGAAACCGAATTGCGGCCTCCAAGTGCCGGAAAAGGAAGTTGGAGCGCATTGCCAGGTTGGAGGAAAAAGTCAAAACTTTGAAAGCCCAGAACTCGGAGCTGGCATCCACTGCCAATATGCTGCGAGAGCAGGTTGCGCAGCTGAAGCAGAAGGTCATGAATCACGTCAACAGTGGGTGCCAGCTAATGCTCACACAGCAGTTGCAAACTTTTTGAAGAGACTGGAAAGTAACTTGTGTGGTGgggcaaaactaagcaaaaaaaagaaggaagttaGGAGGTGGAACGCTTCActtgggggggcgggcgggaagaAAAGGCTGAAAGGCATTGATTCTAGAGAGTGCCCCCCTCTTCCACCAAAGCATGCGTGGAGAGAGACTGGTGTGCCTTTTGGTTTGAGGTGGTGGCAAACCAGTTGACGGTCCAGCTCCGCTAGAAGGCTGTTCTGTTCAGACGAGGCATGAAGAAGCCTTGTGttacctttttcttttaacaTTGACCAAGACCTGCATGGACCTAACATTCAACGATCATTCAGTATTAAAGGTTAAACTGCAGTAGACACTGTAGATTTGCTTTCTCTAGTactccttaaaataaaaataaaaatggggagggagttTGTGGGAGGCTAACAGAAGCTGAACTATACTGCCTGCCTTCAAGTCGAGTTGTGtatgtacatatatattttttattttatgacaGCTGATTAATGTCAATAAAACTACTTCATGACTTTGTAAGTTATTTTTATGTTCATTTGGGTTCTGCCCAGTATTGTTtgtaaataagattttttttagcAATCTTCTGAGTTTTTTCCATTTGTAATaaagtatataattttttaaatattttttttgttctgaaCAAGAAATGCATAAAGGGTTGGtatgttttcttaaaaaacaataatatgTCACCCCCTTTCTTTGATTAGCAACATTAAGACAGGCATATACAAAATGAACTTGTGGTTAGATGTTAAACTCTTGTTAACTAGTGCTGTAAGGGGGGACAGGGAAAGCCCAACACTTCTATAACAGTGCAAACCtgtccatgcctactcagaagtaagtcccattgaatccagTGGGACTTGTTTTCAGAGCTACATCCAtaacaggattgcagctttagcaacaacaaaaatgtattttggcATTCCTGATTTTTAAGGTGCCATAAGACTGTTTCTTCTATCCTCTATTAATTGGAGGGCACATAAATGACCCCCTGTGTTGGAAAGAAACATAGATCCTGTCTGTTTGAACAATTTAACTTGCAGTCTGTATGGTCTACAAGGAACTAGTAGTGACATAGTTTTAAAAACTAACAAGTAAAATGGGATGGGCAAGAGTAGAGTTCTGTTGCATCCCCTGCTCTGCACCATGAGTTGTCAAATACAGTATAACTGGTCATTCCCAATTTATGTGTCCAAGTTAAGCAAATATTCTTTGCctgaagacaaggaaaagttttcAAAAAGGGAACGTTCATCTGGCAATTTGTCACCTTCATGTTTTTGTTATCTAAAAGAGTCTCTGTTCATGAGTATTTATTGCTATGCCTGTTGTCCAATAAAGTCATTCTATTACTCTTTCAACAAATTTGAATTCCTTTTCCCTCTTATGACTTTATTTCACCAGAAACATATTCCATGatagacaaggggggggggggagagaatgcaacTTAAACTGGTTGTTGTGTTTTGAAACTTGAGCCATAAAATGCACAGGCATTTTGGGCAGAAAAACATTAAGATTATTGCTGttaagttttgtttttcaaactaaAAGAGGAATAATGTGATCCTCAGTCCGGTGAAATGAATGAGAGTTACTTTTGAACATATATGCCTAATAATGTATCTTAAGGTTGCTATCCTATGATGGAACTGTGTTTTAGcttagtgggatttacttctgagtgaacacaTTTAGGTCAGGCTGCACGTCCCAGTTTCTCCGGGGAATACAAAGAACAGTGTCCTCTAGCTAggtttatttggaagcaagtcccacccAAGTTGCAGTCCTATGGAAACTTGCTAGAGAGCAAGGGTTTTCGAACTTGGAACTcatttctaagtaaacatgtttaggtaCATGAAGTCTGTTCAACAAGACACTTGAGTAATGCACAGGTTCAGTGTAATTCTAAACACATTTCTTTGGAAGGCAGTCCCATTTATTACAATGGGGCATCCTATGTAGTAAACATGGGATTGTAATCTTAAAATGCACCTTTATGCACAATTACTTAATAGCACCACTAAATGTGATAGGAGTTAAGAGTAACCATAAGATTGGGCTGTCAAAAATATTTAGTTGAGACCAAGTGttactgcattttttttgggACTTGCTAAGAAAACTCAAAAGGCAAAATGTTTTCTTAGGTTCTTCAGATTTGCAAGAGAACCTTTACCTCGGGCCGAGGAGAACATCCCTTGCATGCAATAGGTACTGTATTAAATCTCAGCATAAGACTAGTGAACAAGATATCTTTTCCGAAatgttggagagctgctgccagttaagtAGGCAATAAATGGTCCCTGTACAAGGTCTATGTTTCCTATATTCCTAACTTTCCTCAATATTGTTCTGTACAACTTACACTTCAAAATTCTAAAGCTATTTTTGAATCCCAGTTACTTTTGATCTTATtaaccccaccccatcccctgctCTTTAAAACTCAAGACATTAGCAGGGAAGAGGTATTGGTCCATTAAAACATAATTCCAGCAGTGCCAGAGATTGAGTCTTGGGAGTTAACCGATCCTTGACTACTGAAGAAAAGCAGTTTATGTCTGTCTGATGAATGGAAACAACCAGGCCTATATTAAGAGTTGcaaccttttgtttgtttgttttttagaaggTGGGGGCAAGATTTGTTTGATTTTACttcctgacaaaacagaagttCAATGGGTGTAACTCTTCCTTGAAAGTAGGAATATATCCTTGCCTGTCTGTCAGCTGTTCAATGTATAGAAGGTCCTTAAGAATAAAAGATGAAAACTCTAGCTGAAACAATA
This genomic interval carries:
- the JUN gene encoding transcription factor AP-1; this encodes MTAKMEPTFYDDAINTTFVQPESGTYGYNNPKVLKQNMTLNLADPSSNLKPHLRNKNADILTSPDVGLLKLASPELERLIIQSGNGLITTTPTPTQFLCPKNVTDEQEGFAEGFVRALAELHNQNTMPPSVTTAAQPSNTGMTPVSSMAGNNSFSANLHSEPPVYANLSNFNPNALNTAPSYNANSLSYPPQHHLNPQMPVQHPRLQALKEEPQTVPEMPGETPPLSPIDMESQERIKAERKRMRNRIAASKCRKRKLERIARLEEKVKTLKAQNSELASTANMLREQVAQLKQKVMNHVNSGCQLMLTQQLQTF